From the genome of Hathewaya histolytica, one region includes:
- the galU gene encoding UTP--glucose-1-phosphate uridylyltransferase GalU: MKVKKAVIPAAGLGTRFLPATKAQPKEMLPIVDKPTIQYIIEEAVASGIEQILIITGRNKKSIEDHFDKSFELEEQLKASGKEQLLDVVQDISNMVDIHYIRQKEPKGLGHAINCARIFVGNEPFAVLLGDDVVDSEKPCLKQLMECYEEVNTSVLGVQEVSPKDVSKYGIIKGDKLRDRVYKVEDMVEKPAVGEAPSNVAILGRYIITPEIFDILSTLEPGKNNEIQLTDALKELMGKESMYAYSFEGKRYDVGDKLGFLEATVEYALKNENLQDGFMKYLQSIKNNSNFSELYNKVLNNK, translated from the coding sequence ATGAAAGTTAAAAAAGCCGTAATACCTGCAGCAGGATTAGGAACTAGATTTTTACCAGCTACAAAGGCACAGCCAAAGGAAATGCTTCCTATAGTAGATAAACCTACTATACAGTACATAATAGAAGAGGCTGTTGCATCAGGTATAGAACAGATACTTATTATAACTGGAAGGAATAAAAAGTCTATAGAAGATCATTTTGACAAGTCTTTTGAATTAGAAGAACAATTAAAAGCAAGTGGAAAAGAGCAATTGCTTGATGTTGTCCAAGATATATCTAACATGGTTGATATACACTATATAAGGCAAAAAGAACCTAAAGGCTTAGGCCATGCCATAAATTGTGCAAGAATATTTGTTGGCAATGAACCTTTTGCCGTGTTATTGGGTGACGATGTAGTAGATAGTGAAAAACCTTGTTTAAAGCAGCTTATGGAATGCTATGAAGAAGTTAATACTAGTGTCCTTGGAGTACAAGAAGTTAGTCCAAAGGATGTTTCTAAATATGGAATAATAAAAGGTGATAAGCTTAGAGATAGGGTATATAAAGTGGAAGATATGGTGGAAAAACCTGCAGTCGGGGAAGCACCTTCTAATGTAGCCATATTAGGAAGATATATAATAACTCCCGAAATATTTGACATATTATCTACTTTAGAACCAGGAAAAAACAATGAAATCCAATTAACAGATGCTCTTAAAGAGTTAATGGGAAAAGAGAGTATGTATGCCTATAGTTTTGAAGGAAAAAGGTATGATGTAGGAGATAAGTTAGGATTCTTAGAAGCTACTGTTGAGTATGCACTTAAAAATGAAAATCTACAAGATGGATTTATGAAGTACTTACAGTCTATAAAGAATAATAGCAATTTTTCAGAGTTATACAATAAAGTTTTAAATAATAAATAA
- a CDS encoding nucleotide sugar dehydrogenase → MSELREQLLKKIENKTAKLGVVGLGYVGLPLAVEKAKAGFQVIGFDVQDEKVSMVNEGKNYIGDIIDSDLEELVNKGMIKATTDFSFVGEVDAVAIAVPTPLDKFKQPDVSYVKKSTEDIAKYLHKGMLVVLESTTYPGTTEEIVKPILESSGLKCGVDFFLAFSPERVDPGNKQFKTKNTPKVVGGCTPECTEIAAKLYKSVLEGDVFEVSSPAVAEMEKILENTFRHINIGLVNEMAILCKKMGIDIWEVIEAAKTKPYGFMPFYPGPGLGGHCIPLDPFYLTYKAREFDYHTRLIETAGEINDFMPEFVVENCMKFLNEDKKALNGAKVLLLGVAYKKDIDDMRESPALKVIEHLEKAGANIIVNDPYVPNFKHMGKEYLSVDYKEVIKDADLVIITTDHTDYDYEFVVENAKILYDTRNATKDVVNNREKINKL, encoded by the coding sequence ATGTCAGAACTTAGAGAACAATTATTAAAAAAAATAGAAAATAAAACTGCAAAATTAGGTGTAGTTGGACTTGGATATGTAGGTCTACCTCTTGCTGTAGAAAAGGCAAAAGCTGGTTTTCAGGTTATTGGGTTTGATGTACAAGACGAGAAGGTTAGCATGGTTAATGAAGGTAAGAACTATATTGGAGATATAATAGATTCTGATTTAGAAGAATTGGTTAATAAAGGAATGATAAAAGCAACAACTGATTTTTCATTCGTTGGGGAAGTCGATGCAGTTGCTATAGCTGTACCTACTCCGCTAGATAAATTTAAACAACCAGATGTATCTTATGTTAAAAAATCTACAGAAGATATAGCTAAATATCTACATAAAGGTATGCTTGTAGTATTAGAAAGTACTACATATCCTGGTACAACAGAAGAAATAGTAAAACCTATATTAGAAAGTAGTGGATTAAAATGTGGAGTGGATTTCTTCTTAGCATTTTCACCAGAAAGGGTTGACCCAGGTAATAAACAATTTAAAACTAAAAACACTCCAAAAGTAGTTGGAGGATGTACTCCAGAGTGTACGGAAATAGCAGCTAAACTATATAAAAGTGTATTGGAAGGTGATGTATTTGAAGTATCTTCACCAGCAGTTGCTGAAATGGAAAAAATACTTGAAAATACATTTAGACATATAAATATAGGTTTAGTTAATGAAATGGCTATATTATGCAAAAAAATGGGTATAGATATTTGGGAAGTTATTGAGGCAGCTAAAACTAAGCCTTATGGATTTATGCCATTCTACCCAGGTCCAGGACTTGGAGGGCATTGTATACCATTAGACCCATTCTACTTAACTTATAAAGCAAGAGAGTTTGATTATCATACAAGATTAATCGAAACAGCGGGAGAAATCAATGACTTCATGCCAGAGTTTGTAGTAGAAAATTGTATGAAGTTCTTAAACGAAGATAAGAAGGCATTAAATGGAGCAAAAGTTTTATTACTAGGTGTAGCGTATAAAAAAGATATTGATGATATGAGAGAGTCACCAGCTTTAAAGGTGATAGAGCATTTAGAAAAAGCAGGTGCGAATATAATAGTTAACGATCCATATGTTCCAAATTTCAAACATATGGGAAAAGAATATCTATCAGTTGATTATAAGGAAGTTATTAAAGATGCTGATTTAGTAATTATTACAACAGATCATACAGACTATGACTATGAGTTTGTAGTAGAGAATGCAAAGATTCTTTATGATACAAGAAATGCTACAAAAGATGTAGTTAATAATAGAGAGAAAATTAATAAGCTTTAG
- a CDS encoding tetratricopeptide repeat protein — protein sequence MDIKSKVNEGLSKLLFLQLKKNNYLGEYYIKEDIYAPIKATTIIEKINKGEKVDNIPVSAFIEGMCYVLGADEEFRFKNEYIEILNTLNGSVDFIKNRIFMEVKDKKYEEAYIFIKGLLKIENSEEVYNKAFLLLQELISLDEDYREEEFYIIDSAKNIPNYSLPYFYEAMAYRDVKEFEKALVSIHTYLEKGGKETEEVIELKENLISINQFNKGKKLSTENPEEALKYLIPLIDYYGETANIYYYIAVSYRNLGNFEKAIYYLNEAATIDDALIEVLNEYGINYASLGEFNRAVDYFEKAFEACKNIEICTNIVMCYINLKNIEKAKEYMEKAIKLDEQDEIVKELITYFNNIDIQI from the coding sequence ATGGATATAAAGTCAAAAGTTAATGAAGGTCTTTCAAAACTTTTATTTTTACAATTAAAAAAGAATAATTATTTAGGAGAATATTATATAAAAGAGGATATATATGCGCCAATAAAAGCTACAACAATTATAGAAAAAATAAATAAAGGTGAAAAGGTGGATAACATACCAGTATCAGCTTTTATTGAAGGTATGTGTTATGTATTAGGTGCAGATGAAGAGTTTCGATTTAAAAATGAATATATTGAAATTTTAAATACTTTAAATGGTAGTGTAGATTTTATAAAAAATAGAATTTTTATGGAAGTAAAAGATAAAAAGTATGAAGAAGCTTATATTTTTATTAAGGGACTTTTAAAAATAGAAAACTCTGAAGAAGTTTATAACAAGGCTTTCTTACTTCTTCAAGAGCTAATTTCCTTGGATGAAGATTATAGAGAGGAAGAGTTTTATATAATAGATTCGGCAAAAAATATACCGAATTATTCACTACCGTACTTTTATGAGGCTATGGCTTATAGAGATGTAAAGGAATTTGAAAAAGCCTTAGTTTCAATTCATACATACTTAGAAAAAGGCGGTAAAGAGACGGAAGAAGTTATTGAACTTAAAGAGAATTTAATTAGTATTAATCAGTTTAATAAAGGAAAGAAACTTTCAACAGAAAACCCTGAAGAGGCATTGAAATATCTAATTCCATTAATCGATTATTATGGTGAAACTGCTAATATATATTATTATATAGCAGTTTCATATAGAAATTTAGGGAATTTTGAAAAAGCTATTTATTATCTAAATGAGGCTGCAACTATAGATGATGCTCTTATCGAAGTTTTAAACGAATATGGAATAAATTACGCAAGTTTAGGTGAATTTAATAGAGCTGTAGATTATTTTGAAAAAGCTTTTGAAGCTTGCAAGAATATTGAGATATGTACAAATATAGTTATGTGCTATATTAATTTAAAAAATATAGAAAAAGCCAAAGAATATATGGAAAAAGCTATAAAATTAGATGAACAAGATGAAATTGTAAAAGAGCTAATCACTTATTTTAATAATATAGATATACAAATTTAA
- a CDS encoding acyltransferase has product MDINYISEKAVLGQNVKVGRFSIIEGYVTIGENCIIGNNVVIHSGSIIGTNVRIDDNTIIGKQPMRAVNSIFKNDKVFDPCRIHDECLIGAGTIIYVGCEIGSKTLIADLAVVREDVKIGEKTIIGKGATIENFCTVGSNCKIQTNVYLTAYSEVEDNVFIAPCVVTSNDNYAARSKERFGKFKGVTVKKGGRIGAGAIILPGKLIKEDGLVAAGAVVTKDVEKEVIVAGNPAKYFKSVPEDQLLRNQE; this is encoded by the coding sequence ATGGATATTAATTATATATCAGAAAAGGCCGTTTTAGGGCAAAATGTAAAAGTGGGTAGGTTTTCTATTATAGAAGGTTATGTTACCATAGGAGAAAATTGTATTATAGGAAATAATGTTGTTATTCATTCAGGAAGTATTATAGGAACTAACGTTAGAATTGATGATAATACAATAATTGGTAAACAACCTATGAGAGCTGTAAATAGTATATTTAAAAATGATAAAGTATTTGACCCTTGCAGAATACATGATGAATGTTTAATTGGAGCGGGAACAATTATATATGTTGGATGTGAGATAGGATCTAAAACCTTAATTGCCGATTTAGCAGTAGTTAGGGAAGATGTAAAAATAGGAGAAAAAACTATTATAGGAAAAGGCGCTACTATTGAAAATTTCTGTACTGTAGGTTCGAATTGTAAAATACAAACTAATGTATATTTGACAGCTTATTCAGAAGTAGAAGACAATGTTTTTATAGCTCCATGTGTCGTAACTTCAAATGATAATTATGCTGCAAGATCAAAAGAAAGATTTGGTAAATTTAAAGGGGTAACAGTTAAGAAGGGTGGAAGAATCGGAGCAGGGGCGATAATTTTACCAGGTAAGCTTATAAAGGAAGATGGATTAGTTGCTGCAGGGGCTGTGGTTACTAAAGATGTTGAAAAAGAGGTTATAGTAGCTGGGAATCCTGCTAAATACTTTAAAAGCGTTCCAGAGGACCAATTACTTAGAAATCAGGAATAG
- a CDS encoding Gfo/Idh/MocA family protein, whose translation MLKFAIIGCGRISYKHVEALISNKSEAILVATCDVVEEKAVEKKNQYIEAMGSDFPVNIYTDYKEMLEKEDIDVIAIATESGYHPEIAIYCMNHKKHVIVEKPMALSIEDADNMIACAKENGVKLCVSHQNRFNKPIQELRKAIDGNRFGRLVNGTARILWNRNMGYYNQAPWRGTWKQDGGTLMNQCIHNIDLLQWMMGGEIDTVYAQCDTFLRDIQAEDFGAIVIRFKNGAIGIIEGSACVYPKNLEETLSIFGEKGTVCIGGLAVNKIETWRFEDEKDGEEEAILLAQDGDPDTVYGFGHNPLFEDMIAAIKEDRQPLVSGEEGKKGMAIILAAYKSRLTGEAIKFPLEKFSTMEMVDVEKIKK comes from the coding sequence ATGTTAAAATTTGCTATAATCGGATGTGGGAGAATATCATATAAACATGTAGAAGCACTAATTAGCAATAAAAGTGAGGCTATCTTAGTTGCTACATGCGATGTCGTAGAGGAAAAGGCAGTTGAAAAGAAAAATCAATACATAGAAGCAATGGGATCAGATTTCCCAGTAAATATATACACAGATTATAAAGAAATGTTAGAAAAAGAAGATATAGATGTAATTGCAATAGCTACAGAGAGTGGATATCATCCAGAAATAGCTATTTACTGCATGAACCATAAAAAACATGTTATAGTAGAAAAGCCAATGGCCCTTTCCATAGAAGATGCTGATAATATGATTGCATGTGCCAAAGAAAATGGAGTTAAGTTATGTGTGAGTCATCAAAATAGATTTAATAAACCAATACAAGAATTAAGAAAAGCTATAGATGGGAATAGATTTGGAAGACTTGTTAACGGGACTGCAAGAATACTTTGGAACAGAAATATGGGATACTATAATCAGGCACCTTGGAGAGGTACATGGAAACAAGATGGTGGAACCCTAATGAATCAATGTATACATAATATAGACTTGCTTCAATGGATGATGGGTGGAGAAATAGATACTGTTTATGCCCAATGCGATACATTTTTAAGAGATATTCAAGCAGAAGATTTTGGAGCAATAGTTATAAGGTTTAAAAATGGTGCTATTGGTATTATAGAAGGTAGTGCTTGTGTATATCCAAAGAATTTGGAAGAAACTCTAAGTATATTTGGAGAAAAAGGAACTGTGTGTATAGGTGGACTTGCAGTAAATAAAATAGAAACATGGAGATTTGAAGATGAAAAAGATGGGGAAGAAGAAGCTATTTTATTAGCACAAGATGGAGATCCGGATACAGTTTATGGATTTGGACATAATCCACTATTTGAAGACATGATAGCTGCAATAAAAGAAGATAGACAACCACTTGTAAGTGGAGAGGAAGGAAAGAAGGGAATGGCTATTATATTAGCTGCTTATAAATCAAGGCTAACAGGAGAAGCTATAAAGTTCCCATTAGAAAAATTCTCTACTATGGAAATGGTAGATGTCGAAAAGATAAAAAAATAG
- a CDS encoding polysaccharide deacetylase family protein has translation MIYIYIQNKRYLKNIRYVFDIIFFNLGLKYEYINDDEVNVNEEDILITYTFDNTKGEFYNLFKNHIDLKDSLRLFNDDYYMNDSSINNIDVKKVDLYKNNEIISLFCDEKELYLNILQDNENTIYNTNFDFISDIFFMLTRYEEVINNKVVENETHNRFSALESVAFKNNFLNRPIVNEDIDFLWELINNFNLGYERKEWWGEQKFAVCLTHDVDKVFKYLNFKSEIRNSMRYLIKERSLYKCIKNFILYIQSKLNYKNDPYWNIEDILNLEKQKGFKSSFYFMSGGTSKLDNYYNINDPRIKGLIKVVEENGFEAGYHASFNSYNDISLMKEEKQRLDNIISSKEYGCRQHYLRFSTPNTWNQHEQVGLKYDATLGYADRQGFRCGYCFPFKPYDIVNNEVLSIWEIPLIIMDGTLAGSNYSNLSVEEGIAEIKEYIKIIEKHKGVFNILWHNSSFDQLNSVWNLWKNVYEDTLDYVSCKDALVTSGLEVLQNIEEKCVSKEKELV, from the coding sequence ATGATATATATATATATACAAAATAAGAGGTATTTAAAGAATATAAGATATGTTTTTGATATTATATTTTTTAATTTAGGATTAAAATATGAGTATATAAATGATGATGAAGTAAATGTTAATGAAGAAGATATATTAATAACATATACATTTGATAATACTAAAGGTGAGTTTTATAACTTATTTAAAAATCACATTGACTTAAAAGATAGTTTGAGATTATTTAACGATGATTATTATATGAATGACAGTAGTATTAATAATATAGATGTAAAGAAAGTTGATTTATATAAAAATAATGAAATAATTTCATTATTCTGTGATGAAAAAGAGCTTTATCTAAATATATTACAAGATAATGAAAATACTATTTATAACACAAATTTTGATTTTATTTCGGATATATTTTTTATGCTTACAAGGTATGAAGAAGTTATAAATAATAAGGTAGTAGAAAATGAAACACATAATAGATTTTCAGCACTAGAATCAGTAGCATTTAAAAATAATTTTTTAAATAGGCCTATAGTAAATGAGGATATAGATTTTTTATGGGAACTTATCAATAATTTTAATTTAGGTTATGAAAGAAAAGAATGGTGGGGAGAACAAAAATTTGCTGTTTGTTTAACACATGATGTTGATAAAGTTTTTAAATATTTGAATTTTAAAAGTGAAATAAGAAATTCCATGAGATATTTAATAAAGGAAAGATCTTTATATAAATGCATAAAGAATTTTATATTATATATTCAAAGTAAGTTAAATTACAAAAATGATCCATATTGGAATATAGAAGATATATTAAATCTGGAAAAACAAAAAGGATTTAAATCTAGTTTTTACTTTATGAGTGGAGGAACTTCTAAACTAGATAACTATTACAATATAAATGATCCTAGAATTAAAGGCTTAATTAAGGTTGTTGAGGAAAATGGATTTGAAGCAGGATACCATGCAAGTTTTAATAGTTATAATGACATTTCACTTATGAAAGAAGAAAAACAAAGGTTAGATAATATAATTAGTTCAAAAGAATATGGATGTAGACAGCATTATTTAAGATTTTCTACACCTAATACATGGAATCAGCATGAACAAGTAGGATTAAAGTATGATGCTACATTAGGGTATGCTGATAGACAAGGTTTTAGATGTGGATATTGTTTTCCATTTAAACCATATGATATAGTTAACAATGAGGTTTTAAGCATATGGGAAATCCCCTTAATTATTATGGATGGCACATTAGCAGGTAGTAACTATAGTAATTTGAGTGTAGAAGAAGGGATTGCTGAAATAAAGGAATATATAAAAATAATCGAAAAGCATAAGGGAGTCTTTAATATACTATGGCATAATTCCTCTTTTGATCAATTAAATAGTGTATGGAATTTATGGAAAAATGTCTATGAAGATACTCTTGATTATGTTTCTTGTAAAGATGCATTAGTTACATCTGGTTTAGAAGTTTTACAAAATATAGAGGAAAAATGTGTATCAAAAGAAAAAGAACTTGTTTAA
- a CDS encoding oligosaccharide flippase family protein — protein sequence MSNYKKNILNNFITNIFNMILAFFVSILISRKLGPGGKGYLSFFMLLADLIASYGHLGVINATNYFQTRKGFKKQTIYNINLTYNILICGIVTIVSGTLYVNDVIFKGYNIWVFIAFILYTIFILLRSFFNSIYIGDERIKAMNTFTVLPATISAIAVISMINHLTIFTYICIKVIEVGINVLLLLFNSKYKYRPYFSFNIIKDEIRYGINPLLANLSIYLNYKIDQFLIKFLNGNIELGLYTTAVMLSELVLVIPQAIANPITAKLYNLPLESKERKDTIVKTLRYGFTACVILTLIGMCCIPLIPIVYSDKYIPSQLITFILFLSIPFVSIGKITTPYFYSSGNVKIITRFSITSLVVNTVLNVLFIPKFRGIGAAMASSISYCVYGVQYIRYFRKELDIKVLDLLFISRDEFNQLIKSGINSFRRMR from the coding sequence ATGAGTAATTATAAAAAGAACATATTGAACAATTTTATTACGAATATATTTAATATGATCTTGGCGTTTTTTGTCAGTATTTTGATTTCTAGAAAGTTAGGACCTGGGGGTAAGGGATACTTATCTTTTTTTATGTTATTAGCAGATTTAATAGCGAGTTATGGACATTTAGGTGTAATAAATGCTACTAATTATTTCCAAACAAGAAAGGGTTTCAAAAAACAAACTATATATAACATTAATTTAACTTATAATATACTTATATGTGGAATAGTAACAATAGTATCTGGTACATTATATGTAAATGATGTTATTTTTAAGGGATATAATATTTGGGTGTTTATTGCTTTTATACTGTATACTATTTTTATCTTATTAAGATCCTTTTTTAATAGTATCTATATTGGTGATGAAAGAATTAAAGCCATGAATACTTTTACAGTATTACCTGCAACCATATCAGCTATTGCTGTTATTTCTATGATTAATCATTTAACTATCTTTACATACATTTGTATAAAAGTTATAGAGGTAGGGATAAATGTATTGCTATTGTTATTTAACTCAAAGTATAAATATAGACCATATTTTTCATTTAACATAATTAAAGATGAAATTAGATATGGAATTAATCCATTACTTGCAAACTTATCTATCTACCTAAATTATAAAATAGATCAATTTTTAATTAAATTTTTAAACGGAAATATAGAATTAGGATTATATACTACGGCTGTAATGTTATCTGAATTAGTTTTAGTAATTCCACAAGCTATAGCTAATCCTATAACTGCAAAGTTATATAATCTTCCATTGGAATCAAAAGAAAGAAAAGATACTATAGTAAAAACTTTAAGATATGGTTTTACAGCATGTGTAATTTTAACTTTAATAGGGATGTGTTGCATACCCTTAATACCTATAGTTTATTCAGATAAATATATACCTTCTCAGTTGATTACTTTTATACTATTTTTGAGTATACCTTTTGTTTCTATTGGTAAAATTACAACTCCTTATTTTTATTCAAGTGGAAATGTAAAAATTATAACAAGATTTTCAATAACATCATTAGTTGTTAATACTGTATTGAACGTATTGTTTATTCCTAAATTCAGAGGTATAGGTGCAGCGATGGCCTCAAGTATTTCTTATTGCGTTTATGGAGTTCAATATATTAGATATTTTAGAAAAGAACTTGACATTAAAGTTTTAGATTTACTTTTCATTAGTAGAGATGAGTTTAATCAATTGATTAAAAGTGGAATAAATTCCTTTAGAAGAATGAGGTGA
- a CDS encoding polysaccharide biosynthesis protein: MKKDRLFVVYDSILVVVALYISLALRFDFKIPKEYFQFFLYSIIPVILITIFFNWIFKLYKNIWKYASTDELLSTTYSVSLANLTVIVYSYLITYKLLKSSYYRFPLTVLLIFWSLSIALLGGVRFLSRIMSRQDKIKDTKCALINLLIIGAGDAGALLMKEINKHGELKYNLVGFIDDDYDKKGRHIGGVKVLGGREDIIKVCKKYNIEEIIVSMPSTDFATKTEILNICKKTKCKLKTIPGIYEIIEDKVSIKQIRDVNIEDLLGRDEVKLSNENIKEYIEGKNVLVTGGGGSIGSELCRQIIKFNPKELIILDIYENNAYDLQMELIREYPNLDVRVIIASIRELARLRNIFKEHRPNVVFHAAAHKHVPLMENNPGEAIKNNIVGTYNVAKCSSEFDVKKFVMISTDKAVNPTNIMGATKRFCEMIIQAFDAVSSTEYVAVRFGNVLGSNGSVIPLFKKQIAKGGPVTVTHPEINRFFMTIPEASQLVIQAGAMAKGGEIFVLDMGKPVKIAELAKDLIELSGLKPNVDVKIEYTGLRPGEKLYEELLMDEKALESTEHKKIFVEQPRKFDIKEIESNIEELLQTVKSGNPESIFSKMEEKVPTYRRKKNL; the protein is encoded by the coding sequence ATGAAGAAGGATAGATTATTTGTGGTTTATGATTCCATCCTAGTTGTAGTTGCACTTTATATTTCCTTGGCATTAAGATTTGACTTTAAAATACCTAAAGAATATTTTCAGTTTTTTTTATATTCAATAATTCCAGTAATATTAATCACAATATTTTTTAACTGGATATTTAAACTATATAAAAATATATGGAAATATGCATCTACAGATGAGTTATTGTCTACTACATATTCTGTATCTTTAGCAAACCTTACAGTTATAGTTTATAGTTATTTAATTACATATAAGTTATTAAAGAGTTCATACTATAGATTTCCGCTTACAGTTCTTTTAATATTTTGGTCATTAAGTATAGCATTGTTAGGCGGAGTAAGATTTTTAAGTAGAATAATGTCAAGACAAGATAAAATAAAAGATACAAAATGTGCGCTTATAAACTTACTAATTATAGGAGCTGGTGATGCCGGTGCATTGTTAATGAAAGAAATCAATAAACATGGGGAACTTAAATATAATCTTGTAGGGTTTATAGACGATGACTATGATAAAAAAGGAAGGCATATAGGTGGAGTAAAAGTTTTAGGTGGAAGAGAGGATATTATTAAAGTTTGTAAAAAATATAATATAGAAGAAATCATAGTATCTATGCCATCTACAGATTTTGCAACAAAAACTGAGATACTAAATATATGTAAAAAAACAAAATGTAAGCTAAAAACGATTCCTGGAATATATGAAATTATTGAAGATAAAGTTAGCATAAAACAAATAAGAGATGTTAATATAGAAGACTTGTTAGGAAGGGATGAAGTAAAGCTAAGTAATGAAAATATTAAGGAATATATTGAGGGGAAAAACGTATTAGTAACTGGTGGTGGAGGGTCTATAGGATCTGAATTATGTAGACAAATTATAAAATTTAATCCGAAAGAGTTAATAATACTAGATATATATGAAAATAATGCTTATGACCTTCAGATGGAGCTTATAAGAGAGTATCCTAATTTAGATGTGAGAGTTATTATAGCTTCTATAAGAGAACTAGCAAGACTAAGAAATATATTTAAAGAACACAGACCAAACGTTGTCTTTCATGCTGCAGCTCACAAACATGTACCTTTAATGGAGAATAATCCTGGAGAAGCTATAAAGAATAATATTGTAGGCACGTATAATGTAGCTAAATGTAGTAGTGAATTTGATGTTAAGAAATTTGTTATGATAAGCACAGATAAGGCTGTAAATCCCACAAATATAATGGGAGCTACAAAAAGGTTCTGTGAGATGATTATTCAAGCTTTTGATGCAGTTAGTTCAACTGAATACGTTGCAGTACGATTTGGAAATGTTCTAGGAAGCAATGGTTCTGTAATCCCATTATTTAAAAAGCAAATAGCTAAGGGAGGGCCAGTTACAGTAACGCATCCTGAAATTAATAGATTTTTTATGACTATACCTGAAGCTAGTCAATTGGTAATACAAGCTGGGGCTATGGCAAAAGGTGGAGAAATATTTGTTTTAGATATGGGTAAACCAGTTAAAATAGCCGAATTAGCTAAGGACTTAATAGAGCTATCTGGACTTAAACCTAATGTAGATGTAAAAATTGAGTATACAGGATTAAGACCAGGGGAAAAGTTGTATGAAGAACTTTTGATGGATGAAAAAGCTTTAGAATCAACAGAACATAAAAAAATCTTTGTTGAACAACCTAGGAAGTTTGATATTAAGGAAATTGAAAGTAACATAGAGGAATTATTACAAACTGTGAAAAGTGGGAATCCTGAAAGTATATTCTCAAAAATGGAAGAAAAGGTTCCAACTTATAGAAGAAAAAAGAATTTATAA